The Clavelina lepadiformis chromosome 1, kaClaLepa1.1, whole genome shotgun sequence genome segment CTTACAATGGATTCTATCTCGATCAGATACGTGACGTCACGCACCCTATTGTGACCAATGGTAGATCAATTGTTTACGCATCTTTCGCGACGTCACAGTAAGTTTGACGATAACGCAGAAACAAATGGCGTGTTATTAGTACATAGGGCCCGttttttacgtcataaatttCTCCCAGAAACTCATTGGCGGGCTCCGCTATCTGTTCATTCACCCTTGACGCTGTGCACTCAAGCATGACGGGAGCGTTCCAAGCAAGCCATGATGTAACGTCTTCGTCATCAAATGTTGGGAAGATCCCACCAGCATCCTCGAGGCATCCGGGATTGTGTCCGGACGAGAAGGCGACTGATTCGGAGCTGCTCTTCATCAATTCGCATCCTCAAATGGACAAACAAGTGAGTCCACTCGATTAAAATGGATGCAACTTCGCGGCACAAATTTCCAACAACATTTCCTCCATTTCCGCAGGTAGAGGGCGTGCTTCAACTAACCAATCAGGGTTCGAGATGGAACGCTCTGGCTGTCGACCCCGCCGCTGGCTCTaataacgtcacaatgctCTTTATTGGAACGGAACAAGGTTATCTGATTCGAGCTCTGGCTCCAGACACCAGGTGGCAGAAGGGAGCCATCCTAAGGGAACAAAATGTTTTCGACGAAAAAAGGTGAGATGACGTCAGGATTATCTAGttctaacaaaaatattatcgACGTCATAATTCAAAATTTCCCCACTAAAGGTGCTCGAGGTCGGGTGAAAAGGATGAGAggaaaattattcaaattattCTCGAAACTGACTCTGTGGTCGTCGCTTTCCCTCATTGTGTCGTCAGTGTTCCGTTGAGTTCTTGCGCGATCCATCGATGCAGAAGCGCTTGTATCGGAGCTGCCGACCCTTACTGTGGCTGGAGCGGGAGAGATTGTGTTTCTTACCAACCTGGGTTGAAATTCGAGCAAAATCTCGCGTCCGCCCTCGCTTCGACCCCCCTTGTCCGTTGCCCGGATCCCCCTTCCGTGGATGAGGAGGACACGACCGCGCAACCCCCCACTGAACCCATCTCCGAGAGCAAGAGGGGCACCTCGGTGGTGATCCCAGAGCCGGCTGAGGTTGGGGAGGAGATGTACTCTAAGAACCACCTCATCACCGTCGCTGTCGTCACTTTCACCGCCACCTTCGTCATCTGCCTTTCTTTCTAtcttatttggaaaaaatgttgcTGCGATCGTCTGACGCGCGATGAAGTCGACGAATTCGAGAAGAAGCAGATGGAGGAACACAGACTCGCAATTAGTCCGGATGACAAGAGCGCTTCTCTGACGCGAAAAGCGCAACGATGGGTCAACATTTTCCGACGTAACGTCACCCCATCAACCACCCCCCAAATAACCCCCAAGAATAAGTTTGTCCCCGAGTCGCGCCGACGTCGCGAGAATGATTACTCGGAAGCACCGACCCTGCAGCATCGCGCGGAGAATGCGAGAGCGATGAGAAAGTCGTCTTCGCGACTCAACAGCACGAGCAGCGTCACCACATCACGACACGACGCTATTAGCGACGTCACTCCCACCCAGCCTCTCCTCGCCTCTCCAAGCAATGACTTCTACTTCTCAGGTGAGCCCTCTAGCGGCCATTGTGTATATAGTTGAAACGTAGAAATCAAACCGCGACTCTTTCTTTAGATTCGACGCTTCCGAAACACGTGGCCGACGCCGCGACCCTCCGTCTCAGTCCCAAGCATCCCTCCGGCTCCCTTTCTTCAAGTGGGGGATCACCTTCACCCGTCTATCAAGATGGGGCTGCCGAAACAGGAACTTTCCCGACCGCATCCGCGAAACTCCGACGTCGTAACGAGCGGGTGATGACGCAGACTAACGAGATAATGCGCGACTCTGACACCGCGATACGCGACTTCGAAAGCGCCCTCTTGCAGATGGAGAAACATGGCATTGGGGTTTACCCTCCGACACACAGTCTATCTGGGGTTGCTAGGCAACGGCTCGACTCAAATGACAGCGGAAAGGGGGAAAGTCCCAGAAATTCATTGCGGACGGATCTAGAGCAGGTGATTTGAATCTGACCAATTAGCGAGCTTGAATTGAATTCtattgtttttaacaatttttctttgcagccAGTGTCGGTTTACACGTCCCGAGCTCCACGGCCTACGTCATTGAATCTTCAGCGATGCGTGACCCAAAAACGTCAGAGATTGTTATCGGAGCCATCAATGGGTCATGAGGTCATATCACTGCAACGTCATCATCCGATGAGAACGCCAAGTTTAAGTTCTCGGTCCCAACCAACGACGCCCAACAGCACCCCCCAGAAGCTGTCTCTGTATCAAGAACCTAGCCAGGAGGTGTCGCTGTACGGCACGTTGCCTAAGCAGATTCCAGGAAGCGGTCGGATGAAGGGATTCCAACCATATCAACCAATCAGCGTTCGAGAAGCAGAGGAACAGAGAAGAACCATGGCGCGTTCTTCAATCGGCAATGGTCCCCCAAACCTTTACCCCAGTCTGCAAGTTAGGGGACCATACGCTCACAAAATGCACTACCCACCACAGCAAGGGTGGAGCACACCCCCGAAAAATCACTATCCATCGTTGCCCCATAAAAGTTCTTCTGCCCCTTTTGGTCAAGCGACAAGCAACAATTCTTACGTCACAGGAGCTGGCTTCGAGCGGCCAGCCACTCTTCACAGGCGCGAGAAACTTCCTTCTGTGATGAGACAAACATCGATGCCAGGGACGGCCCGCCCGGGGATGTTTGTGCCACCCCCTATTGTACCTGACCCGGTGTGAAGAAAAGAAGTGAACTGAAAGATTTCATCAACCTCTGGCGCTAATACCGCCACCATGTGGCGACGTTACATGGCGTTGAAGCCACGCCGTAGTGGAGTGAACGTGGGCGGTTCCTCGTGAAATGCAACGCTGTTTATTCCCGCTTTTGCTGCTGTGATTTTTAAAGCTTCTGTAGTTTTTGAATTTTCGTCTGCGGAATAGAAAGTAGAAGTTGAACGACGCGAAGTGACCTTCGCTCACCACTGTGTGCTTGACACTGCATCTGAcgtattgcaataaaattatcgTCGAATATTAGGAGCTGGGTTAGAGTGGTTGCCACCAGCCACATAGACATCTATTCATAGTGAGCATCGATAGATGGTGCACTTGAGCCTTTCGTACGTCACAATCTTCTTGTGTTGAGTTGGTGTTGATCTCAGCCAATTAGAACAAGACACGCAAAACGGGTAATAATAGGGAGCCTTGCTGAACTAATGGAGTTTTCAACAAATCGAGGCATCTAGAATTAATTCGTAGCAGAGTCCAAACAAAGTCAATAAACTCGAGTCATTTGACAAATAAGACTCAAGTCAATTGAAACCCGAAAACATAGAAAAAGCAAAACCTCGTTTCTGCAACAAGAAACCTTAAAATTTCCTTCGTTTTTCGACCAAAAATGTATTCGTagacaaacaaactttgattCAAATAACACTTTAATGGTTTGGTCGagagaaagaaaatattgaagtttAATCAACAAAGACCGATGTGAACCAAGTCAAATCTTTTCCAaaagtgactcgagtcataCGGCTCTGATTTCTGGAGATCTAACCATTGTTTTCGcgcaattatgacgtaaacaAGTTCGTTCTGGTTGGTTTCAATTTTCTACCAAAAACACAAAGTTGAAATATCACAGAACCGGAGATGGGCCGGTTAGAAAATCATAGTTGCAAGGATAACCTGCAATTTATCCTGGAATTTTCCAGTATTTTACGCTTGAATGCTTGCTTGCCTCTCAAACACGAATATTGAGACATTCTATTGTCAAGTCACAATGATCTGTCCAGCTAGGACCaagtaaacttttaaaaaccttttcgATTGAGTTATTTTGCCGAGAAGAAACAATTTTCACATGTGATCACTTTTCTTTCATATCATAATAAcgctatgacgtaataaaaccGTGAAGATAATTTGCTGGGGAGGTAATGACGCTTCAATTGGTTCAAGCAACGGACGCAACTTCGTAAAATTTCTTTCCGTTGGTGAATCTTGGttctgacgtcataatcaaaaTGGTAAAGCCCTCAGGCATCAAAGGTCATAGGTCGATGATCCGAGATCGCTTTGCTTAAATTCTGTGAGAAATTTCATCTGCTCTGCCAGCGCAGCGACAACCAATACCAGAATAACccttaattatgacgtcacaatgacagTGATAGACATGTCGCCACATGTCACTCTGCATTATGAGATAACAATGCCCGTATATGACGTAGAATTAGCACCTTTGTTGAAGTTTTCTCAGCGATAAAGTTTATGAGCAGCAAAGTTATGCATGAGCTGCAGATGGTTCTTATCTGGACCGATTGTTGCGCAAATATCGCGACCAGCCCGAGATGTCGTCGTTCATCGGCGTTCTGCGCCAACTTGtaaacaaaattctttttaatacaaaatattttccatcCACAATAATGTACGTCTGATACGTCATAATGGTTATAACCGGTGAACGAGTCTGAGTTTTGACCAAAATAGGAAAATCAGGATAAAGTCGGTCTTTATCCTCATAACGCTTCAATAACTTACTTAAGCTTCTTGCTattcaattgttacgtcacactgGTGAATGTCAAGCGACCTTTCCGAGGACTTGGGTTAGAAGCAGTTTTAGCAAATCAGGTGAAAGAAGATACAGGGGCTCGGAAAACTGCAAAGACAGGCGAGGTTGGAGGCACTGTGACATCACTGGTGTGGGTAAATAATTAGAAGGGGCGACGGGACATCGCTGCACAGCGCTTTATTTTTTGTCGCGGTTGTTTGCCGAGCTCGGCTTGTAATCATCTCGTCAACTTGTAAAACGATAATTTTGCGATCgatgttgaaaaaaaatgagGGGTTATTAATAAGCGGGCGCCGAGCGTTAACTTATTTGGAAGATTGCCAGATAACTTACTCAAGGTAAGTCAACCAATCACGGTCTGCTTTACCGATTTTGACATAAGATGAGGAATTGTGGCGTCACAATCGTTGTgtctttaatttaattaatacgTAATAAGAACCAACAGGACGCTGTTAATCACGTGATATTGTCATCAGTTAGGTGAAAATCGTTCAAAATCGATTTTTTTCCGCTTTGTATCGTCACAATAGGAAAAGAAAAGACATTTATGTGCTCATTGATGCGTAACGCACCGTGCTTCACCCAATGCGTGACGTCACGAAGTAAAAGATAGGTTGTGAAAGTGGACATTTCGAATTTTGAGGATTCTTTGAAAAAATCGATGGAAAATAGAGACGGGTATTTGTAGACCTACAACAGTGTTTGCGTTTCGCTAAACAGGTCTCGCGCTCAATGAAAAGCGTTTCAGGTTCTTATCCAAATATTAGAAAGCTGATACGCGCAATTCAATTATGAGCCGCTCATAGGAGCGCGATGAAAAGTTGTAGCGGCAGGAAGCGGCCATAACGCGTCTATTGTGGCTCATTCAGCGCATATGCTCTAGAATATACAGCTATAAGGTGTTAGCTTGGTGCTTAAATGGACGTCGGCAAAAAACGTAAATTGGATTTGCAAGATAATGTCGACTTGCCCCCGCACAAGTTGCCATGCCAACGCacagatgacgtcataatagaaaagtaagtaaagtttttatgaGCTGACAGAGGAGCGGTGCATGTGAGAATTCCAGATCTCACTTCCGCGTATGGTGGCTGGCCGAGGCTGAAAATTACGTTTGGGCGTTTCTAGATGCAAGAGCT includes the following:
- the LOC143456673 gene encoding uncharacterized protein LOC143456673 isoform X1, whose protein sequence is MTSLSTIALCSLFLVTSGFPENLVPVSDDAGDSVRVFTGDDVTNSERLQFLQKIRPISFNGEKRMAIAAREAIYFLRPSKFSATIPSSEIDYDEVLTWKSNNKTRDLCMMKGQPKEVCYNFINVVEATNQNQLLVCGTNSFTPLCTKYQMALEGRKVILTDLGRKISGKHRCPYGPNQPSSSIFSGGSLYSATFQTFSGGSPVISRTMGQSPPLSTSDLINEPSFVRMLDDDQRILFFFNEISELSGGERRSIAQVGQVCKNDVGGKRVLQKTWTTFLKSRLNCSYNGFYLDQIRDVTHPIVTNGRSIVYASFATSQNSLAGSAICSFTLDAVHSSMTGAFQASHDVTSSSSNVGKIPPASSRHPGLCPDEKATDSELLFINSHPQMDKQVEGVLQLTNQGSRWNALAVDPAAGSNNVTMLFIGTEQGYLIRALAPDTRWQKGAILREQNVFDEKRCSRSGEKDERKIIQIILETDSVVVAFPHCVVSVPLSSCAIHRCRSACIGAADPYCGWSGRDCVSYQPGLKFEQNLASALASTPLVRCPDPPSVDEEDTTAQPPTEPISESKRGTSVVIPEPAEVGEEMYSKNHLITVAVVTFTATFVICLSFYLIWKKCCCDRLTRDEVDEFEKKQMEEHRLAISPDDKSASLTRKAQRWVNIFRRNVTPSTTPQITPKNKFVPESRRRRENDYSEAPTLQHRAENARAMRKSSSRLNSTSSVTTSRHDAISDVTPTQPLLASPSNDFYFSDSTLPKHVADAATLRLSPKHPSGSLSSSGGSPSPVYQDGAAETGTFPTASAKLRRRNERVMTQTNEIMRDSDTAIRDFESALLQMEKHGIGVYPPTHSLSGVARQRLDSNDSGKGESPRNSLRTDLEQPVSVYTSRAPRPTSLNLQRCVTQKRQRLLSEPSMGHEVISLQRHHPMRTPSLSSRSQPTTPNSTPQKLSLYQEPSQEVSLYGTLPKQIPGSGRMKGFQPYQPISVREAEEQRRTMARSSIGNGPPNLYPSLQVRGPYAHKMHYPPQQGWSTPPKNHYPSLPHKSSSAPFGQATSNNSYVTGAGFERPATLHRREKLPSVMRQTSMPGTARPGMFVPPPIVPDPV
- the LOC143456673 gene encoding uncharacterized protein LOC143456673 isoform X2; the encoded protein is MSYRVWTISLFKANYRLKPPLWSNMENLFEQEVCYNFINVVEATNQNQLLVCGTNSFTPLCTKYQMALEGRKVILTDLGRKISGKHRCPYGPNQPSSSIFSGGSLYSATFQTFSGGSPVISRTMGQSPPLSTSDLINEPSFVRMLDDDQRILFFFNEISELSGGERRSIAQVGQVCKNDVGGKRVLQKTWTTFLKSRLNCSYNGFYLDQIRDVTHPIVTNGRSIVYASFATSQNSLAGSAICSFTLDAVHSSMTGAFQASHDVTSSSSNVGKIPPASSRHPGLCPDEKATDSELLFINSHPQMDKQVEGVLQLTNQGSRWNALAVDPAAGSNNVTMLFIGTEQGYLIRALAPDTRWQKGAILREQNVFDEKRCSRSGEKDERKIIQIILETDSVVVAFPHCVVSVPLSSCAIHRCRSACIGAADPYCGWSGRDCVSYQPGLKFEQNLASALASTPLVRCPDPPSVDEEDTTAQPPTEPISESKRGTSVVIPEPAEVGEEMYSKNHLITVAVVTFTATFVICLSFYLIWKKCCCDRLTRDEVDEFEKKQMEEHRLAISPDDKSASLTRKAQRWVNIFRRNVTPSTTPQITPKNKFVPESRRRRENDYSEAPTLQHRAENARAMRKSSSRLNSTSSVTTSRHDAISDVTPTQPLLASPSNDFYFSDSTLPKHVADAATLRLSPKHPSGSLSSSGGSPSPVYQDGAAETGTFPTASAKLRRRNERVMTQTNEIMRDSDTAIRDFESALLQMEKHGIGVYPPTHSLSGVARQRLDSNDSGKGESPRNSLRTDLEQPVSVYTSRAPRPTSLNLQRCVTQKRQRLLSEPSMGHEVISLQRHHPMRTPSLSSRSQPTTPNSTPQKLSLYQEPSQEVSLYGTLPKQIPGSGRMKGFQPYQPISVREAEEQRRTMARSSIGNGPPNLYPSLQVRGPYAHKMHYPPQQGWSTPPKNHYPSLPHKSSSAPFGQATSNNSYVTGAGFERPATLHRREKLPSVMRQTSMPGTARPGMFVPPPIVPDPV